AATTATAGATTCTCAAAATACAAATTTGTAGACTTTAGCTCTTTAACTTTTTATGAGAAAAATGAAATTTTTATGCCGAAAAATAGTAAATTTTTGCTAGTTGTTTTTAGCTCAAACATGAATAATTTAGACAAAATTTTAGAAATTTCAAATAAAAATTTGCCTATTGTAGCAGTTGATCTATTCCAAAAAAGATTTGAACCAAAGGAAAATATAACTTATATTACATCAGATATAAATACTATTTTAAAACTTATGAATCTTCTGAATATTACTACATTGCCAAGTAGTGTTGAGATGATCCATCAGGACGAAAAAATTTATAAACAAGATTCAAAAATAAATAAAATTTAAAAGGAATACAATATGTTGGATTTAGCTATCATAGGTGGTGGTCCTGCAGGACTAAGTGCCGGACTTTATGCGACTCGCGGCGGACTTAAAAATGTTGTTATGTTTGAAAAAGGCGAACCTGGCGGACAAATCACGGGAAGCTCCGAGATAGAAAACTATCCTGGTCAAAAAAATCCAGGTGAGAGCGGAATGGATTTCATGAGCACTTGGGCTCCTCAATGTATGAAATTTGGGCTAAAACACGAAATGGTAAACATAATAAGAGTTAGCCAAAATGCAGATAAAACCTTTAAAATCGTATTTGATGGAGGAAAAGAGGAAAGTGCAAAATCTGTAATCATAGCCACCGGCTCAACTCCTCGTCGTGCAGGCTTTAAGGGCGAAGATGAGTTCTTCGGAAGAGGAGTAAGCACCTGCGCTACATGCGACGGATTTTTTTATAAAAATAAAGAAGTTGCCGTTCTTGGTGGCGGCGATACTGCTATAGAAGAGGCGATTTATCTTGCCAATATCTGCTCTAAAGTCTATATCATACATAGACGAGAAGGTTTTCGCGCAGCTCCAACGACTTTAGAAAAGGCTCGCAAAAACGAGAAGATAGAATTTATCACAAGCGCCACCATAAAAGAGGCTTATGGCGATAAAATGGGTCTTAACGGACTTATATTAAATACAAAAGATGGAGAGCGCGATCTAAAAGTTCCTGGAATTTTCACATTCGTGGGACTAAATGTAAACAATGAAATTTTAAAGCAAGAAAATGGCGAATTTCTATGTAAAATGACAAACGAAGGTCAGGTAGATGTAAATCTAAAAATGCAAACAAATATACCGGGACTCTTTGCCGCTGGAGACATTAGAAAAGATGCCCCAAAACAAGTCGTAGTAGCTGCAGGAGATGGTGCAGTAGCTGCTCTTTCTGCGTTAAGCTACATAGAAAGCCTAAACTAACTCAAATTTAGCCGAAATTTCGGCTAAATTTAACTTCTAGTAAAATTTATCAATCCTCGTTTCATACTAGCCCTATCTATTTATCGCTATTTTTATCAAAAATATGCTAAATTACAAATCTTAAATTAAAAAGGATTAATCATGATAAAAATCGGAATTCACGGCGCAAGCGGAAAAATGGGAAGAATGATAATAGAGTGTTTAAAAGACAATAAAGAAGCTGTTTTAACTGCCGCTTATACGATAGAGCCTCTTGATTTTGCCCTTAATGCAGTGGTAACAAATAGTCTTGAAGAGCTATTTGAAAATTGCGATGTAGTAATTGATTTTACTATAAAAGATGGGGCAATAAATCTAATAAATTATGCAAGAACCAATCCAAAACCACTAGTAATAGGCACAACAGGACTTGGAGAGGATGGAGCTCAGCTAATAGCTCAAGCCTCAAATACAATGCCTATACTGCAAGCTACCAATATGAGTCTTGGTGTGGCTGTGCTAAACCGCCTTGCAGCAATAGCCTCAAAGACGCTAAAAGAATTTGACATAGAGATAGTAGAGCAGCACCATAGGCATAAAAAAGACTCTCCAAGCGGTACTGCGCTAACTCTTGCAGAGCGTGTGGCAAATGCACGAGATTTGAATATAAAAGAGGTTATAGTAACAGGCAGAGAGGGTCTAATAGGAGCAAGAAGTAAAGATGAGATCGCGGTTTTAGCGGTGCGCGGAGGAGATGTTGTGGGGCGACATACTGTTGGATTTTATAATAATGGAGAATTTATAGAGTTAAATCATACCGCAACGAGTCGTGCAACATTCGCCAAAGGTGCGATTAAAGCCGCTATCTGGCTATCCTCTCAAAAAAACGGACTATACGGTATTGATGATTGTCTATGGTTTTAAAGAGCTATTTTTATAAATTTTATATTGTTTTATATCTAAAATTTTTAAAAATTTAGATAAGTTTGGCTAAAATAAATTTTAAAATAAAACAAAAGGTCTAAAAATGTGCGCTGTGGTAGGAGTGGTTAATTCAAAAAATGCGGCAAAAACAGCTTATTATGCCCTGTTTGCAATGCAGCACAGAGGTCAAGAGGCAAGCGGAATAAGCGCCAGCGATAACGGCTATATTAGAACTATAAAAGCCACAGGACTTGTTACCGATGTTTTTGACGAGAAAAGCTTTGAAATTTTAAAGGGTGATATGGCGATAGGACACAACCGCTACTCGACTGCAGGAAGCGGCTCTATAGATGACGCACAACCGATATCCGCTAATTACAATCTAGGCTCAATCTCACTGGTTCATAACGGAAATTTAATAAATAAAGATGAAATTCGCCAAGCCCTCATAGACGAAGGAGCGATCTTTCAGTCAAATATGGATACAGAAAACATTATCCATCTAATAGCAAGAAGTAAGAAAAAACATCTAAAAGATCGTATTACAGAGGCTTTAAAAAAGATTATAGGTGCATATTGCCTTATAATCCAATCAAGACATAAAATTTTTGCCGTGCGTGATAAATATGGCGTAAGACCTCTATCTATAGGCAAACTAAAAGACGGAGGATACATAATAGCCAGCGAAACTTGCGCTTTTGATCTCGTGGGAGCTAAATTTATAAGAGATGTAAAACCGGGAGAGATGATAATATTTGAAAACGGCAAAGATGAATTTCAAAGTATAGAACTATTTAAGCCAGATCCCAGAATTTGTGCGTTTGAATACATCTACTTCGCACGCCCGGATAGCGTCATAGAGGGAAAAAGCGTATATGACGTGCGTAAAAACATGGGTGCTGCCCTAGCCAAACAAAGCGGCATAAAGGCTGATTTCGTAGTGCCTGTGCCTGACAGCGGAGTTCCTGCGGCTCTTGGATATGCAAATGAGAGCAAGATACCTTTTGAACTTGCTATAGTAAGAAACCACTATGTAGGACGCACTTTCATTGAGCCTACTCAAGCGATGAGAAATCTTAAGGTCAAGCTCAAGCTAAATCCTATGTCAAGCATACTAAAAGGCAAGAGCATAGTGGTAGTGGATGATAGTATAGTTAGAGGCACTACGAGTAAAAAGATAGTAGAGCTACTTCGCTCTGCGGGAGCTAAAGAGATACACTTTAGAGTCGCTTGCCCAGAGCTTAAATTTCCTGAACGCTACGGTATCGACACTCCAAGCTTTGAAGAGCTTATCAGTTATAAGATGAATAAAGATGAGGTATGTAAATTTATAGGAGCCGATACTCTTGAGTTTTTAAACCTCAAAGATCTTGTAAGCAGTATAGGCAATGAGCGAAAATACTCGCTTGTAAGTTTTAATGGGGATTATTTTATAAAATAATTAATAGCAATCCAGCTTAGTTATAAACATAGTATTTTTAAAATACGGAGGATATGACATAGAGACACTAAAATTTCTAGCCTCTCTTATCTTTAAATTTTTAGCAATACTTACCTTTTGCTCGATTGTGTTCGGACGAGCATCTTTATCATTCTTAAGCCATGAGAATAGCGACAATCCGCTTGGTTTAAATATCGCATCGCCCTTTAAACCTTCCTTACTTATAGGGTCATTTATCAGCTTTACTATGATATTGCAGTTAGATATATCAAATGAGCCTACATTCCTTATAATACCTTTAATTACTACGGTTTCATTCATTAAAACTCTACTTTTAGTAATGCCTTCTAAAATAGCTTTTTTAGTATATTTGTCCACAACAAACATTAAAAATA
This Campylobacter sp. RM16189 DNA region includes the following protein-coding sequences:
- a CDS encoding DUF2393 family protein, which codes for MLEYFNIFHILIIVILLLLSGLLAYLSKYEENKKIFTSLIVINFSVTLLIGIFLMFVVDKYTKKAILEGITKSRVLMNETVVIKGIIRNVGSFDISNCNIIVKLINDPISKEGLKGDAIFKPSGLSLFSWLKNDKDARPNTIEQKVSIAKNLKIREARNFSVSMSYPPYFKNTMFITKLDCY
- the trxB gene encoding thioredoxin-disulfide reductase, which gives rise to MLDLAIIGGGPAGLSAGLYATRGGLKNVVMFEKGEPGGQITGSSEIENYPGQKNPGESGMDFMSTWAPQCMKFGLKHEMVNIIRVSQNADKTFKIVFDGGKEESAKSVIIATGSTPRRAGFKGEDEFFGRGVSTCATCDGFFYKNKEVAVLGGGDTAIEEAIYLANICSKVYIIHRREGFRAAPTTLEKARKNEKIEFITSATIKEAYGDKMGLNGLILNTKDGERDLKVPGIFTFVGLNVNNEILKQENGEFLCKMTNEGQVDVNLKMQTNIPGLFAAGDIRKDAPKQVVVAAGDGAVAALSALSYIESLN
- the purF gene encoding amidophosphoribosyltransferase, whose protein sequence is MCAVVGVVNSKNAAKTAYYALFAMQHRGQEASGISASDNGYIRTIKATGLVTDVFDEKSFEILKGDMAIGHNRYSTAGSGSIDDAQPISANYNLGSISLVHNGNLINKDEIRQALIDEGAIFQSNMDTENIIHLIARSKKKHLKDRITEALKKIIGAYCLIIQSRHKIFAVRDKYGVRPLSIGKLKDGGYIIASETCAFDLVGAKFIRDVKPGEMIIFENGKDEFQSIELFKPDPRICAFEYIYFARPDSVIEGKSVYDVRKNMGAALAKQSGIKADFVVPVPDSGVPAALGYANESKIPFELAIVRNHYVGRTFIEPTQAMRNLKVKLKLNPMSSILKGKSIVVVDDSIVRGTTSKKIVELLRSAGAKEIHFRVACPELKFPERYGIDTPSFEELISYKMNKDEVCKFIGADTLEFLNLKDLVSSIGNERKYSLVSFNGDYFIK
- the dapB gene encoding 4-hydroxy-tetrahydrodipicolinate reductase, with the protein product MIKIGIHGASGKMGRMIIECLKDNKEAVLTAAYTIEPLDFALNAVVTNSLEELFENCDVVIDFTIKDGAINLINYARTNPKPLVIGTTGLGEDGAQLIAQASNTMPILQATNMSLGVAVLNRLAAIASKTLKEFDIEIVEQHHRHKKDSPSGTALTLAERVANARDLNIKEVIVTGREGLIGARSKDEIAVLAVRGGDVVGRHTVGFYNNGEFIELNHTATSRATFAKGAIKAAIWLSSQKNGLYGIDDCLWF